The window AAAGGTCAAGTTAATCTCATAATAACTGAAATGGGAGTTATGGAAGTTACAGATAAAGGATTAGTATTAAAAGAAATAAATCCTGAATTTACTACTGATGAGGTTCAAGCAGCAACAGAAGCTAAGTTGATAATTCCAGAAGATTTAAAACGTATGCAGATTTAGCTATACTAAAGTAAAGGTGGTTGACATTGAAAGTCAACTGCCTTTGAATTTTTTTGGAAAAATAATTTAGGTTATATGTACTTATTAACTTTCTTTTTAGTATAATTATTGTTAAGTCAAAGTAAAAACAGTTTGGAGGTAAATGATGGTAAACATATCTATTGATTTTTTTAAAAACAAAGAAATATACTGTCTTTTTTACATTCTTATTATAAATTTGTATGGCTTTTTTATAATAGTTATAGACAAGTATAAAGCAAAGAAAAACAAATGGAGAATTAAAGAGAAAAATTTTTTTATAATCGCTTTATTAGGAGGAGCTTCAGGAGTTCTTTTAGGGATGACTATGTTTAGACATAAGACCCAGCATAAGACATTTTATATTGGTATTCCTATTATATATCTGCTGAATAAAATAATTTTATTTATAATAATATATTTTTTATATTTTAGAATAACATAGAAATTTATATAAATAAAATAGATTATAGTAGCATAGAAGAAAAATTTTGCTACTATTTTTTATTTATGAATTTAAAATTGGGTATTATATAGATGTAAAAATAAATTGATAAAAAAGAAACAAAACTATTTACATATACGGCGTAGGGGTATATAATAATCGTGGATAAAGATAAAAAGATTAGAAAGGAGTGTGTGAATGGAAATAGAAAAAAGTTTTAAAATAGAAGGTATGACATGTGCAGCTTGTGCTAAAGCTG of the Caminicella sporogenes DSM 14501 genome contains:
- a CDS encoding DUF1294 domain-containing protein, producing the protein MVNISIDFFKNKEIYCLFYILIINLYGFFIIVIDKYKAKKNKWRIKEKNFFIIALLGGASGVLLGMTMFRHKTQHKTFYIGIPIIYLLNKIILFIIIYFLYFRIT